In Macaca fascicularis isolate 582-1 chromosome X, T2T-MFA8v1.1, one DNA window encodes the following:
- the LOC102137362 gene encoding cytochrome c oxidase subunit 7C, mitochondrial → MLGLSIWRFTTSVVHRSHYEEGPGKNLPFSVENKWWLLAKMCLYFGSAFATPFLIARHQLLKT, encoded by the coding sequence ATGTTGGGCCTGAGCATCTGGAGGTTCACCACCTCTGTGGTCCATAGGAGCCACTATGAGGAGGGCCCTGGGAAAAATTTGCCATTTTCAGTGGAAAACAAGTGGTGGTTACTAGCTAAGATGTGTTTGTACTTTGGATCTGCATTTGCTACACCCTTCCTTATAGCAAGACACCAACTGCTTAAAACATAA